In a single window of the Alphaproteobacteria bacterium LSUCC0684 genome:
- a CDS encoding riboflavin synthase produces MFTGIIAALGEVALLEKKPDGGCRVEISTPWNCDDIDLGASIACSGVCLTVVERDGPCFAVDVSEESLAVTTLSGWNVGRKINLERALAMGDELGGHLVSGHVDGLAELVSITPDGDSYRLFLDAPHELAHLIAPKGSVALDGISLTVNSVEGRRFGVMIIPHTWEMTTLSLARSGDKINLEADMFARYVARIVSYTG; encoded by the coding sequence ATGTTCACAGGGATCATTGCCGCATTGGGAGAAGTGGCCTTGCTGGAGAAAAAACCCGATGGCGGGTGCCGCGTTGAGATCAGCACGCCATGGAACTGCGATGACATTGATCTTGGTGCGTCAATCGCCTGCAGTGGCGTCTGCCTGACGGTGGTGGAACGAGACGGGCCATGCTTTGCCGTCGATGTCTCTGAGGAATCGCTCGCGGTTACAACGCTTTCCGGCTGGAATGTGGGCCGGAAAATCAATCTTGAGCGAGCCCTTGCCATGGGGGATGAGCTTGGCGGTCATCTTGTCTCTGGACATGTCGATGGTCTGGCGGAGCTGGTAAGCATCACCCCGGATGGTGATAGTTACCGGCTTTTTCTCGATGCCCCGCATGAGCTTGCCCATCTCATTGCCCCCAAGGGATCGGTTGCCCTTGATGGCATTTCCCTTACGGTCAACAGCGTCGAGGGTCGGCGCTTCGGGGTCATGATCATTCCCCATACCTGGGAGATGACCACGCTCAGCCTTGCCAGGTCCGGGGACAAGATTAATCTTGAAGCAGATATGTTCGCCCGTTATGTTGCGCGCATTGTCTCCTATACAGGTTGA
- the nrdR gene encoding transcriptional regulator NrdR — MDCPFCGSNDTQVKDSRPCEDGAAIRRRRLCSACDARFTTFERVQLRELIVVKRNGKKSPFDRDKLERSLNIALRKRDVDPENVSRAINDLIRTLEQRGEVEATTETIGRLVMEVLARLDKVAYIRYASVYRNFAEARDFGEFVEKELGD; from the coding sequence GTTAAAGATTCAAGACCTTGCGAGGATGGCGCGGCCATACGACGTCGCCGTCTTTGCAGCGCGTGCGATGCACGTTTCACCACCTTTGAGCGGGTTCAGCTGCGGGAGCTGATCGTTGTCAAACGCAATGGCAAAAAATCGCCGTTTGATCGCGATAAACTGGAACGTTCGCTCAATATCGCCTTGCGCAAACGTGATGTTGATCCGGAGAATGTCTCGCGTGCCATCAATGATCTCATCCGCACCCTCGAACAGCGCGGCGAAGTCGAAGCCACGACGGAGACGATCGGCCGGCTGGTGATGGAAGTACTCGCCAGGCTCGACAAGGTGGCGTATATCCGCTACGCCTCGGTATACCGGAATTTTGCCGAAGCAAGAGACTTCGGCGAATTTGTTGAGAAGGAACTGGGCGACTGA
- the ribD gene encoding bifunctional diaminohydroxyphosphoribosylaminopyrimidine deaminase/5-amino-6-(5-phosphoribosylamino)uracil reductase RibD produces MPGKTRSSSVSPVSDRRWMRAALALAMRAEGRACPNPAVGCVIVRDNRLMGRGWTQDGGRPHAETMALAEAGDMAKGATAYVTLEPCAHHGRTPPCADALIKAGIARVVVGVKDPDPRVSGQGMEKLEAAGVDASFALMAGDISSLLCGYMLTRREGRPSVTVKMASSLDGRIALSNGHSKWITSPETRRYVHLLRSRHDAILTGAGTVRADTPSLTCRLPGYKGPQPLRVILSSTPRLEGLDAIIASTDVAPALLICREDQGLEADKTPLAGGIECTQVAGAATGGVDVKAALHLLADRGVTSVLVEAGGRLIASLLKAGLVDQLIWTRSAGLIGADGLPSLAGMGLETLEEGCIFSRQKLRCSGPDVIEIFTRHAHLE; encoded by the coding sequence TTGCCCGGAAAGACCAGATCATCATCCGTCAGTCCCGTTTCTGACCGGCGCTGGATGCGTGCGGCGCTCGCCCTTGCCATGCGGGCGGAAGGGCGGGCCTGCCCCAATCCTGCGGTGGGATGCGTGATCGTCAGGGATAACAGGCTGATGGGGCGCGGCTGGACTCAGGATGGGGGCCGCCCTCATGCGGAGACCATGGCCCTTGCCGAAGCCGGGGATATGGCGAAAGGCGCCACCGCTTATGTCACCCTTGAGCCTTGCGCCCATCACGGCCGGACACCGCCTTGCGCCGATGCGCTGATAAAAGCAGGGATTGCGCGTGTTGTCGTCGGGGTGAAGGATCCCGACCCCAGGGTTTCAGGTCAGGGGATGGAAAAGCTTGAGGCTGCGGGGGTTGATGCCTCGTTTGCGCTGATGGCCGGGGATATTTCATCTCTTCTCTGTGGCTATATGCTCACCCGCCGTGAAGGCCGCCCCTCGGTGACGGTCAAGATGGCCTCCAGCCTTGATGGCCGGATTGCTCTTTCCAATGGCCACTCAAAATGGATCACCTCGCCGGAAACGCGGCGCTATGTTCATCTTCTGCGGTCGCGCCATGATGCGATACTGACCGGTGCCGGAACCGTCCGTGCCGACACCCCGTCGCTGACCTGCCGTCTGCCCGGATATAAAGGCCCCCAGCCTTTGCGGGTTATTCTCTCTTCAACCCCCCGGCTGGAAGGGCTTGACGCCATCATTGCTTCAACGGATGTGGCGCCGGCCTTGCTGATCTGCCGGGAAGATCAGGGGCTGGAGGCTGACAAAACCCCTCTTGCTGGCGGGATTGAATGCACGCAAGTTGCCGGGGCGGCCACCGGCGGCGTGGATGTAAAAGCTGCCCTTCATCTCCTTGCTGATCGCGGTGTAACCTCGGTTCTGGTGGAGGCGGGAGGAAGATTGATCGCATCGCTGCTGAAGGCAGGGCTGGTCGATCAGTTGATCTGGACCAGGAGTGCTGGCCTGATCGGGGCGGACGGGCTGCCGTCTCTTGCCGGGATGGGGCTCGAAACACTCGAGGAAGGCTGTATTTTTTCAAGGCAGAAACTTAGGTGTTCCGGGCCGGATGTGATTGAAATCTTCACCCGCCATGCGCATCTTGAATAA